Below is a window of Arabidopsis thaliana chromosome 2, partial sequence DNA.
aaatatataaaattaaaaagttttggttaAATATTGTGAGGgtatgtatataataatagcTATTAGTTGAGGACGGTTGCTTTTAATGGGGAATATTAagatagatttttaaaatctaaattataaattgtaggtccaaaaaaaatcaaaaaggtATATTCCATATATTATGCTTCcaagtttttcaaatttaatgtCTAGAAGAAGCCCATGTCCTAATTTAGTATGTCGGCCCAATTTGTAAAATCATGTTAACTTGGTAAAAGATTGTTTCTGGTAGTGATAAAATGAATATGAAGCTGCAGGTTACTGTCTTGAAGGGTGATGTTATAGAGAATGGATATGAGGTGGTTGATGCAGTGGAAGGCAATGGAAACAATGATGATAGTGGTGATGATggaggagaagacgaagaaggcAGTGCAGATGATGCAGAAGGAAAGGAGACCAAGAAAGGACCGGTAAGTGATCCTGATTTGAACGGTGAAGCTggagataatgatgatgaaccTGAAGGGGATGATGGTAACGATGACGAGGATGATGATAACCATGAGaacgatgatgaagatgaggaggaggatgaagacgagaatgatgatggtggtgaagaagacgacgatgagGATGCGGAGgtagaggaggaggaagaggaagaagatgaagatgatgaggaagCGCTTCAGCCaccaaagaagaggaagaagtgaaCAAACCGCTTTGATCTCCTAACATTTtagattcaaaaatcaaaacttgttaTCGGTTTTTACCTGAAGAGGAGAGAATCTTAAGGCATCATCAGCTTTAGCTTCAACTGTGTCTTTGTTGTTCCATAAACCAAGACTTTGTTTAGTGTAACATTTTCAGATCCAATGGCACcagctttcttttctttagcCCATCATTAATGATATATGCATATCTCTATGAGGTCATCAAATGCgatcaaatttatataacaaCTTCAAGGGTCAACTTTAGCTGTCATAAATAGTTAAAAGAAAGTTAAATCCTATTGAGTCCTCATAGAGCAAACCTTTTTCCCCAGAGGTCACAATACAGATTGCACAGAGGTCTTTAACGAATAATCACAATGATATTACTTGAGCCACAGACTGTCTATCGTATGATATCGGACAAGAGTGAcatcaaacagaaaaaaaaagaaaggaagaaaaaacaatacaaaaaaaaactaaaacgtACTGACTTTGATAgaaatgttaaaaagaaatcCCCAGAAACTGCATGTTTATCATTCTCATGCTCAGCCCACACCATCTGCAAAAGTTGGagttcaagaaaacaaaacaaaacataactctATCAAAAGctgaagacaaaaagaaaaacatatggaAACAAGAGCAATGCTCTATCTTTCTGGTAAGATAACCccgaaaagtgaaaacaataGAAATCAAAGggacaaacataaaaaaaatgttaaaactcAAACTTAAGTCTAAAACCATGAGTGCAACAGCATGAACAGATGCTATAGTTTACAGTCCGTTTAAAGACGTTAGCACCAAAACCAGATGAGTGGAGAGATGGTGGACGTTCAGTTTATAAAACCCAGTGcaacactaaaacaaaaaaagccaagagacaaaaagaatGTAACAATATTCGTCCCCACCATCACCAACCTATAGAGAAACTAACTTCGATAAAACAAATGGCACTTGAGAAAACTGTAAAACCAGGGAcagtaaagaaaagaaaacaaaacataaaccaacaaaaggaaaaataatggagaaaacaaaaaaaacaaaagtatggTGGGTCACATTGCATCTACTTGAAATAGAGTCGAAGCAAGATTCATGAATAATGAATTACGGCAACCGATGACAATGCTAACCTACCTCTAGAACATAATTTAGGTATTTAATTCCTGTAGCAGTTCCTCCTAGGAATATACATATTTAGGCATTTAAGCCAACTATTTGACTAGAGAGGCATAATAATGTCAGATAAAATTCCGGTACTACCACAAAAGCCTTAATCCATTTATCTACACATGACGGAGCTACAATGAATTTATGCTTATCCAAAGACATTCAAACCACAATATTAGCACAAACATTGCTACAAAACACCAAAGGTTTCAGTGAACGTACCATGAATAGTTTGAGTAGCCATGAAAGGAGGAGCCACCAGCATCCGAATCTTTACCCGTCCCTCTTTTTCCACCAGCATCCGAATCAGGATAAGTACTAGGCAGACTCTGACCTCTAAAGTAAGAACCTAGAGCTGAAAGACCAGCAGCACCAACGCTTGGATCAACACCAATCCCACCCATTTGACTAGACTGTACCATATCAGAACCCAACCCGCCATGTGCTAGAGCACCCGCTAACATCGGATACATGTAACCTCCCccagctgctgctgctgctgctaaAGCTGGATTTCCCAACATCCCAGCTCCATAAAGCGGATGGTATTGGTTCCCTAACATAAACGGCGAAGCAGCCATTCCACCACCGTTAAACACATGTTGACCTTGTACCTGCTGTTGCTGAGGCTGTCCATGATTAGCCATCGAACCCATACTAATCTTCACCGGACCAGGTTGATCATGCCCCTTTCCTGAAGCCGCAGGACCCATAGAAGCAAGCTGGCAAGTGGCAGTTCTATTAAGAATCCTCTTCTTCGGTTCTTTAAGAGCTTCTTTAGCTCCTTTCCTAGTCTTGAACATAACAAATCCAAACCCTTTAGCCTTACCAGTAGCCTTATCTATAACAACGGTACACTCTTCAATCTCACCATAACCTTCAAAGACTCCAACAAGAGTCTCGCGAGTCGTCTCCCATGGAAGACCATAAACGAAGATTTTCCTGTGTGTAACATCACGATCTGCGGCTTCTACGACGGCGGAATAGATCGAAGATCCGATTCGAGAAGCGGAACAAACTAGATCGACAAGCTGGTCCTTGGAATAAGGTTGTAGAAGCTCACGGAGCTCTTCTGGGTCGAATTCGTTGTCTGATTCGGAATCGCTAGAATCAGAGCTGGAGCTTGAACTTGAATATGGCGTTGAGGAttctggttgttgttgttgtttgttaatcttctgtttcttatcGAAATTCGTGGATTTGGATTTCACGAGTTTGCGCTTCTTAGATTTGTCTAGGGTTTTCGCCATTGTAGTAGAGGATAAACGAGTCAAGAAGCTTTTagggattttgatttttgatttttgatttcagTTTCCTGTTTCCCCTCGGGTCAAGAGTTCGATTTACTTTATCCTCGAGATGTCGTTTTTCCGATTTTTtcagtttaattttttttttattcgagtattttgctttgaatatattttcaaatatttagattatttttggattggtttattttgaatatttttattattttacatatttttaaatatttgctTTATATTTAAGATAAGGCCTTAGATCTTTGTAGAGGTTACATGGCAAGATGCTGGCTTTAAGTTATGATGGCTATACATCAACCGGAATACCATAAGCTCCCTAACTTTACGGGGTGTGAACTTTGTGGTACTTTTCTTTTAGAGCGCCGTCAGAAAAGATTCCTGGCTAGGCAGAGGTTTTAGCCATATTGGTGGTGTCGCTCTGCTACTTGTTTATTCATTCACCagttgaaacttttttttctttcttttttatctttatgtGTTatgagaaactaaaaaaatagtcACCGAGATCTTAGagagggttttgtttttgttcttaagaTTTTCAGAGTTTCCCCattggaaagaaaaacaaagccCTCATAAGATCATGATCACAAAACAACGAAATCAAatgaccaaaaccaaaccaaagttGATTTAGCTGAAGCATACTATAGATTAATACGAGTTGATTCATATGGATGGATGGATAGCTGCAGAGAAGACCAAAAACCGAGAAACAAGATTGATCCTCTTAAGAAATcgaaaaactgaaaacaagaTTGATCCTCTTAAGAAAACAAGCATTCGCATCATCGGTCACTGTGAGGTCATTGtgaaaatccaaagaaaaaaaaaaaaaaaacaagtatgCTTTGCTACCATAACCAGAGTTATATAGAATATGAATAACGAGCAGgtaaaaaaaaggtaaatccAGAACAAAGCTATGTAAggtgaaaaacaaattgggTCCAAGTACCGATGACCAAAAACAATCTTGAACTTAGGCAAGAAAACTTGGCAACTGATATCAAAATGGACTCTtaaatacaaaagagaaagggGCGACACTACCATAAAAGAGGAATGTGATGAAAGAGATTGAGAAGCTTATAAAAACCTATGGGGAagaaaacaatgcttgaagGAAAGAAAACTCAGGTTGTTTATTCCAGAGAAAATCAACTTGAAGCTTTTGAAAGAGTCCCAAAACTTTTTCCAGTACTCAAAAAGACAGATTTAAAACAAGAATGTAAAACCATTATGTCTGATCCTACAAACGGGTCTCAAGACAACTGCAGCTGGAAGATACAGACTTTTGGCAGTTATGACATATAGTGGACAAAACTATAAATGTCATAAGCTTCTTCTCCAGCTATAGCGAACAGATATTCAATGAAAATGCGggaaaacataaaaccaaaaacaaggaaaaacaaaagagaaaaacatacGCCATGCCACAGAAGAAAACCAGACGTGAGTTTGATGGGTAAGGAGAAGACAGAAGACCATAATGGGGGACTCCAAAAgggaaaacaaagagataGCAAACTACTTTAAACCAATATTGATCCTAGTAACTAAATCTTCTAGACAAAATGACCACATTTCACTGGTTTATGAGAACAGAGCAGAACACCAATGACAGACTTCCAGAGAGCAACAGAAAATTCATCCTTTGAGCACACATCTCCCTCAAAATGGCTCATATAGGGGTAGATACCTCGTTAAAAGAGACTATAaataatgaaactaaaaaagtaGGTTTGAAACATCAGGCATAGAAAATAAAGATCCGCAAAAAAAACTCCTGCAATTCCCAAAATATCAAGTTGGAGTCGAAGATACCGGACTAATCATTAGCCTAATCTATAACTTGAAATATCAGAGAACATGGTCATACCACTTGGGTTCTCTTATCTCAGATACCAAGCACGTTCACCATCAAAACCAGCACCAGCACCAGCACCCGCACCAACACCGTTAACATTACCATCACCAACATATTGTCCCACCATTCCCATATGATTCGGTGGCATCATAGGTCCTTGATTCATCATACCCGAGCCAAACATACGATAATTCTGTAAACCAGCAACCATCGGATTACCCATCATTGCACCATACATAGGATTAAAACCAGGAGGAGGCTGAGAATGTCCATAAAAGGGCATGTTCTGTCCAGCATACATTGACATattctgctgctgctgatgtCCCTTATCAAGTCCATGACCCAAATCAATCCCAGGCAAAGCCATTTCACTCTGATTACCCGTATGACTCAAATCAATCTTCACAGACTCAAccggttgttgttgttctcgTGGCTTTCCAGAATTAAACGGCCTAGCTGGTAAACAACTAACAGTTCGATTATACATTCTCTTCTCCGGATTCTTCAACGCCGCTCTCGCTCCTTTACGCGTCTTAAACAACACAAAGCCAAAACCTTTAGCTCTTCCTGTATCTTTATCCATAACCACAGAACATTCCGTTATCTCCCCATAAACCTCAAAAGCCGCCTTGAGATTCTCATGCGTTGTATCCCATCCAAGACCACGCACGAATATGTTCCGTTGAGAACTATCTCTATCCGCTGATTCAAACACTGCTGAGATCAATTTAGAACCTTTCTCAGCAGTTTTGTAAATTAGGTTAATAAGCTCCTCTTTAGAGTAAGATTCAAGTAGATTCTTAATATCTTCCTTATCGAATTCGAAATCAGAATCAGACTCAATGGTAACAATCGGGACCGTAACAGGCTTTGAATCGACGATCTCTTCGGATTCATCTGATGATctcttatgtttcttcttactCTCCTTCGATTTCTTaggagatggagatggagatggagatttctcctcttcttctacttcttcgtatttcttcgatttcttctttgatttctctggtttctcttcctctttggatttcgatttatgtttttttgagattttcttctctcttacaGCGAGTTCTTCAGCTTCGCGACGCTTCCTCTCcttcctctccttcttctctttcttctccttcttacgttcttctccttctttcgCCATTGTTGACGGCAGTggctaccaaaaaaaacactctGAATAGAGTAACTCCTCTAAAATAGGGTGCACCAGAGAACACTAGATTATTTaagtatatttataataaagtAAAGAGTCTAACAAAAACGTCTGGGTGGTGTAGTCGGTTATCACGCTAGTCTCACACACTAGAGGTCCCCGGTTCGAACCCGGGCTCAGacatgcttttttttttgcaacacataatttttttttttaacatgaaTTAGTAGAGGGGCAAAAACGTCAAAAtacagaaaaggaaaaagatacAACATTTCTGGTTTTTGTGTGCCGGCGAAGAACCGGTGAGTGACGGGTCAATTCACATACTTGTTTAACGGCAACAAAAACCTACCGATAAATGCTAAACTAACGAAATCGGATCATAGCTCGACGAAGTCTCGATCTTTTCTATTCTCTCTTTCTGGGTATTCGTGGGTTTTACCCAGATTTCGAAATTGAATGGCGGACGAACTGGAATTGTCGCCGTTGGTTCCACCGTCGCCGATGGTCGAGCCTTCCGAGATCGATCTCGAAGCTGGAGGACCTGGTGAACAAATTCAGTGCCGAATCTGCCTTGAAACTGATGGTAATGTCTTCTAAAACCATTTAGATTCGCTTCTTCCTTAAATAGATTCTTTGCTTCTTGCTAGTGATTGTTGAACATTTTCATGTGCTCATAGATATGTCTAACTTCAGTTCAAGAATTCGGATTATGAAATTCGAATTGGCTAGATCGTTAATGGTTCTGATGTGATTTAGATTAGTGTTAGtgataaactctttttttataaaagacTAGTGATTTAAAACCGTGATATAGTGAGAGAGCTTTTGTTCTAACTTACTTGGTTGATTCAAGCTCATTTATTGATCATGGTCAGGTAGGGATTTCATTGCCCCATGCAAATGCAAAGGAACATCAAAGTATGTACATCGTGATTGCTTGGATCATTGGAGAGCTATAAAGGTTCCATTTTTTCATACGCTTTAGCTCAACTTGGGTCCATGCTTGGCTGTCGTTAGTGTTacttgaaacttgaaagctATGAATGCTCGCTTTCACTCTTTGACTATTTGTTGTTATCCCTTccattttcaatcaaatatgACAACCTGTGTAAGTGTTATTGAATAGGAACTTCCCTTTTGTtgtaaatttctatttttgttgaataCGAAAACCATTCGAAGGCTAAACAACTAAAGAATGATGGTTTTGGATGTGAAATTTTCAGAGTTGATATATGTTTCATGAGTGATGATTAGAGTGGTGGTGTTTTTGGTAGTATCATGGTAAAATAATGAATAGCAGATGTTGACGCCTGGTAAGCTCGTTTTATTGCAGGAAGGTTTCGCGTTTGCGCACTGCACAACTTGCAAGGCTCCATATTATCTGAGAGTTCACAGTGCTGGAGATAGGAAATGGCGGACATTGAAGTTTCGCTTCTTTGTTACTCGAGACATTTTATCCATATTTCTTGCTGTTCAGCTTGTAAGTATTCATTTTTCATGTGTGCTTCTGTTTCTTACAgtagtttttctttcatttggtAATATATCTAACTCATGCCTTTTAAATGACTTCATCTGCTCACAGGTGATTGCTGCATTGGCCTACATGGTCTATTTCATAGATAGTTACCAGCAATCATGGCTTCGTCATATATGGGGTTTTGACAGTGAGGTCACGTTTTATTACATGTGTGGTatgatcccaaactttaataTCTAAATAAATTCCCCTCTagataagataatattttttagtaagACCTCTGCCAAGTGTAGTTGGTAAGACGGGAATGCTAAGTTTATTATTGTACATATGTCCTACAGTCCTTGTTAAAGCTTTGCTTCAATCAGAATCTTAGATTCCAATGTAAGGAGTTTGCTATTAGATGATTTCATTGCCTCTACGTAGTAGGAAGTGAAGCAAGGGTTTTGTGATCAGTTAGATTTAGATCAAAAGTTAAGGGGTTGGCTACGTTACGAATATACAGTTAGAGTTCTGGACCTCGTAGaatttttaactaaataaGAATTTTCAAAGCAAGTGTATTAGAatttagtaattaaaattttgtgttttacacAGCTCTTCATGAAAATTTGTTACTAAAGAAATTTATACCAAGTGattctaaaattttacatGTGTGTATGAGCTACTGGTGTTTATTTACATGAGGATTTTGTTGTGTGCAGGAGCTTTATTATTCTTTGCTCTGCTGGGTCTATCTGGATGCGTCATAACCTGCTATGATCGAAGGGTTCGCAATGACTTAGCACAGCCTTGCCGTGAATTGTGTCTCTGTTGTTGCCAGCCTGGGTACAATTTCCATacttcttcctttgtttttgttttcagtcaTTGGCGTTTTCCTGATTATAAGTGTTCCTCATTTGGTCACATGATAGACTTTCGTAAAAAATAGTTTGCTGAATATGTGGGCTTTTGCTTTACCTGGTTCCTGGGTGATTTATGTTTGAATAAGCGACATCAGAGACTAGAAATGGTGAGACAAGCCAGAGGAATTCTGTTACACAATAGTTAGTGAAAAATTAGAATACTAACTAGATCCTCTTCTTTTGTCTGCTAAACTCTATCTATATTATCTGCCAAACTACTATGATCGAGTTTATTATCTGCCAAACtacaacacaacaaaagtaCATACactattgaaaatattttgtcagCTCCCatttaataaacatatatatcatcaatatGCAGGATATGCACAGACTGCCATCTACCAGGAACTATTTGTATGTGGGCAGATTGCACCGCATGTACTGAAGGCTGTGCAAGTGCAGTTAGTGAGTGTGGAGGTTGCCTTGGAGGTGCAGGGGAAGCCGGATTGCCATTACTCTTCATAACGGCATTAGTAATTCTCGGTCTATTTACAGTTATCGGTATATTCTATAGCGTATTGGTTGCAACCATGGTTGGACAGCGCATTTGGCAGCGCCATTACCACATTCTCGCCAAAAGAATGCTAACAAAggtaagatttttatttaccttCTACGGTTTCTAATTGTTTATCATTCAATGTTTCTTTATACCTTCTTTATTTGGTGTTTGTAGGAGTATGTGGTCGAGGATGTAGATGGCGAAATGACGGGGTCAGAATGGTCTCCCCCGGCTTTACCAACTGAGCATGTCCAGCAGCTGAAGACGCTTGGCCTTCTGTGAAACTATATGGCTTTTGATTAAAACTATGGGAGATTTTTAACTGCACGCAGGGAAATGCATTTGACAAGTGGTGAGAGAGAGAACTCACAGAACGATGAAATCTAATAGatcttttgtatttgtaaagaaaagactCCAACTTATTAAAGAGTCCGTGATCTCTCCCATTGAGTCAGAGACCTCTCCAATTCACGAACTGAGCTTGTGTTGAATGTTTGTTTCTAATATAGGTAAATATCCGAAATAACTATTTTACTTTCGGATTATTTTAACTCGAAGCAAGTTTTTACAATGGCGATTACAGTTTAAGACGGTGGGATTAGTTGAAATGGCAGCATGTAAGAAGCTTAGACGGCGTTTTTAAGCAGTTTAAACAGTCCGTAAGCTATCTAGAGTCCGTATGCTTTTTGTGGTTATcatattttaagttaaaagTGTTAACTTCAAAGTTAAAACTTTTAACCGTAGTGATCAAAAACATTTGGTTCCAAACTTTCAATGAGTATCATCGATTTCGAAGGGTagaatatctttttttgtgcAAAGGGTAGAATATCTAGaagttgaaattgaaaaataaatgatatacTATTACAAACCCAACaaagttaacaaaattttgttttcttatccAATTAAAGAAATTCGAATTccttagaaaataaatataaaattaaatgcttcttaattttattgttcATGACACAAAAAAATGGATAGAGAATATAATGTGATAATGTTAATGTATTAGTTATTTGTTTGAACTAATACACTTTTTAAGTATGGAAATGGATAGAGATAACACGTATCTATGAACTACAAATGAAAAACACATGGGAAAAAATTAAGTTAATTGCTATAACTTTAACATGGTGAGAAGATGCATATAGTAATCAATGTAGTCaaccctatattttttttacattcattcactttctatttatttttatttatgctTAGATGTATACccgtatatatataaacataaacattacATAGCCataaagcaaagaaaagagtCATTCATTTATCCTCtaatttacaaaacattagtacgtagctttctttttttttgttgcaatcGATATATTGATCATGGCCAAGATATCATATTCTTATTTCCTCGTACTCATGCTTGTGGTCTCAGGTAATTTCATTTTCCACTTCCAAACGTTAAAGTAGTTTTCATATTTACATTACATAAAATATCTAAGCATTGACACATATATTTAGTCTcacatcaaatttttttttttttttgaaagagaaTAGTTTCACATCATAACATGGTATTTTaccttttcagttttttcagTGGTTGAGAAGGCTAAGGGAGATGGAAGTTGTACTATAATCATTGATCCAAAAGCTCCATCATGTGACATTATTCAATGTCGTCTATCCTGCATTACAGACTACAATGGACTTGCAGAATGTATTGCATCCAGAATTGGTAGTCCTCCTAATTGTGTATGTACTTATGATTGTTAAAGATATAAATtgtaatcaatatataatgtcttataattaataaaataagttcCTTCATctatatgaataaaatttgGAAGTTCTTCCGCCATGTGTAGGATTGAATGATTAACTATGGAAATATCCAAAAGATATCAGTCACTATATTAATCGATTATTATTTCAGTCACTtcagattattatttttctcataaatCTGGCTATTTACAACTCAACATACAATATTAATCCGCAACATAGAAGATCATGTGGGAAGGATTTAAATTGTATAGTCTGAGAATTTAACATGTTACCTTATGTAAAAGCACTAATATCTAATTAATCAATCACGTAACCAAAAACACTTCACGGAGAGGTTGCTAATTTGACTTTTATGCAATTTTAGATGGTCTAAACGTTTATATAAGCAATAGTTATTCATTATATAAtcgtttaatttaatttagatgTTTTAAGCTCTAAATAGTAGAGTCTGAAATGCTTGTTTGGATATAGATTTTATCAAATGGTTTTCAACGTTTATGTTTCGTACGTTTTTAATAAATCATTAGTGTTTCCTTTCTTagttataatatattgtatgatcaactgaaaaaaaatgtaaaatcgtaagagaaaaaggaaaaatataggAATATATAATTAAGCTTTTAAAAATGGGACAAATGGTAAGGAAGAAATACAAAGTTACAAAGGTTTGAAATCTATGGTCATCTTGAAAACAATTGTGATAAACTAAGACACAAAATAAATTCTTAGTTTATCACAATTGTTAATAATGACTAAAAATTAGCTTTCATGTATGACTTAAGTCAATTAACATATGCTTTTGAGTTACGGCGGTTATATGGTTATGATTGCTTAATGtacaaattataataaatctataattaattttataagtttGTTTCCTTGAAGAGTAGCTTACGAACTAAGAGTTTGGATCCAATAAACAGAGAGCAGGGGACAATTTGTCCCTAGTTGACCCTAAAGGCCACACAAAACGAAACAACCAAACACTTCTACTGTCTTAATCTCTAGATTATTGTATTTAGAAAATAgctaaaatattaaaataaaagaagtggaaaaggtgaaaaaacaaaaccgaagtggaaaacaaaaaatatcatataataattataaaaactttcaaccaaacaataaattaaacaacGATGAATGGAATGTCATTTCTGTcacattatattttatataacgGTTAGAAATAGCTCAATATACTAATATAGTATCAAGAATTTCACATTTACTTATTGATATTCATCTTAATTTGAAGATGCATTTCTTTTctataataaaagaaaacatgactGAAATCTAGATTA
It encodes the following:
- the UBA1A gene encoding RNA-binding (RRM/RBD/RNP motifs) family protein (UBA1A; CONTAINS InterPro DOMAIN/s: RNA recognition motif, RNP-1 (InterPro:IPR000504), Nucleotide-binding, alpha-beta plait (InterPro:IPR012677); BEST Arabidopsis thaliana protein match is: RNA recognition motif (RRM)-containing protein (TAIR:AT2G19380.1); Has 13893 Blast hits to 11626 proteins in 713 species: Archae - 0; Bacteria - 872; Metazoa - 7522; Fungi - 1400; Plants - 2947; Viruses - 0; Other Eukaryotes - 1152 (source: NCBI BLink).), which gives rise to MAKTLDKSKKRKLVKSKSTNFDKKQKINKQQQQPESSTPYSSSSSSSDSSDSESDNEFDPEELRELLQPYSKDQLVDLVCSASRIGSSIYSAVVEAADRDVTHRKIFVYGLPWETTRETLVGVFEGYGEIEECTVVIDKATGKAKGFGFVMFKTRKGAKEALKEPKKRILNRTATCQLASMGPAASGKGHDQPGPVKISMGSMANHGQPQQQQVQGQHVFNGGGMAASPFMLGNQYHPLYGAGMLGNPALAAAAAAGGGYMYPMLAGALAHGGLGSDMVQSSQMGGIGVDPSVGAAGLSALGSYFRGQSLPSTYPDSDAGGKRGTGKDSDAGGSSFHGYSNYSWYVH
- a CDS encoding uncharacterized protein (unknown protein; FUNCTIONS IN: molecular_function unknown; INVOLVED IN: biological_process unknown; LOCATED IN: cellular_component unknown; Has 160 Blast hits to 33 proteins in 10 species: Archae - 0; Bacteria - 0; Metazoa - 17; Fungi - 0; Plants - 124; Viruses - 0; Other Eukaryotes - 19 (source: NCBI BLink).), translated to MILLEPQTVYRMISDKSDIKQKKKERKKKQYKKKLKRTDFDRNVKKKSPETAFRLKTLAPKPDEWRDGGRSVYKTQCNTKTKKAKRQKECNNIRPHHHQPIEKLTSIKQMALEKTVKPGTVKKRKQNINQQKEK
- the UBA1A gene encoding RNA-binding (RRM/RBD/RNP motifs) family protein (UBA1A; CONTAINS InterPro DOMAIN/s: RNA recognition motif, RNP-1 (InterPro:IPR000504), Nucleotide-binding, alpha-beta plait (InterPro:IPR012677); BEST Arabidopsis thaliana protein match is: RNA recognition motif (RRM)-containing protein (TAIR:AT2G19380.1); Has 13884 Blast hits to 11620 proteins in 712 species: Archae - 0; Bacteria - 872; Metazoa - 7516; Fungi - 1398; Plants - 2946; Viruses - 0; Other Eukaryotes - 1152 (source: NCBI BLink).), giving the protein MAKTLDKSKKRKLVKSKSTNFDKKQKINKQQQQPESSTPYSSSSSSSDSSDSESDNEFDPEELRELLQPYSKDQLVDLVCSASRIGSSIYSAVVEAADRDVTHRKIFVYGLPWETTRETLVGVFEGYGEIEECTVVIDKATGKAKGFGFVMFKTRKGAKEALKEPKKRILNRTATCQLASMGPAASGKGHDQPGPVKISMGSMANHGQPQQQQVQGQHVFNGGGMAASPFMLGNQYHPLYGAGMLGNPALAAAAAAGGGYMYPMLAGALAHGGLGSDMVQSSQMGGIGVDPSVGAAGLSALGSYFRGQSLPSTYPDSDAGGKRGTGKDSDAGGSSFHGYSNYS
- a CDS encoding uncharacterized protein (unknown protein; Has 96314 Blast hits to 34847 proteins in 1702 species: Archae - 612; Bacteria - 27969; Metazoa - 24311; Fungi - 12153; Plants - 4409; Viruses - 1572; Other Eukaryotes - 25288 (source: NCBI BLink).), yielding MELKEQGMSMRLSLVLGNALVLNCAALALTATMLSSLLELFSQVTVLKGDVIENGYEVVDAVEGNGNNDDSGDDGGEDEEGSADDAEGKETKKGPVSDPDLNGEAGDNDDEPEGDDGNDDEDDDNHENDDEDEEEDEDENDDGGEEDDDEDAEVEEEEEEEDEDDEEALQPPKKRKK